The following coding sequences are from one Triticum aestivum cultivar Chinese Spring chromosome 5A, IWGSC CS RefSeq v2.1, whole genome shotgun sequence window:
- the LOC123104995 gene encoding transmembrane emp24 domain-containing protein p24beta3 has translation MARWRPAMLLVAALALAAAAGWRAEALSVTVTDTECIHEFVPYEGDSVSGNFVVVDHDIFWSSDHPGIDLTVTSPGGNTVYTMKGKSGDKFDFKAPRGGMYKFCFHNPYGAPETVSFYIHVGHIPNEHNLAKDEHLDPINVKIAELKEALESVTAEQKYLKARDARHRHTNESTRRRVMFYTMAEYAAFMAASALQVVYIHRLFSKNVGYNRV, from the exons ATGGCGAGGTGGCGGCCGGCGATGCTGCTGGTAGCGGCGCTGGCGCTGGCGGCGGCCGCCGGGTGGCGGGCGGAGGCGCTGTCGGTGACCGTGACGGACACCGAGTGCATCCACGAGTTCGTGCCCTACGAGGGCGACTCCGTCTCGGGCAACTTCGTCGTCGTCGACCACGACATCTTCTGGAGCTCCGACCACCCCGGCATCGACCTCACG GTAACTTCACCAGGTGGTAACACCGTATATACGATGAAGGGAAAGTCTGGTGACAAATTTGACTTCAAAGCTCCAAGGGGTGGAATGTACAAGTTTTGCTTCCATAATCCATATGGGGCACCTGAAACTGTTTCTTTCTACATTCATGTTGGGCACATACCCAATGAGCACAATTTGGCGAAAGATG AGCACTTGGACCCTATCAATGTGAAAATTGCAGAGCTGAAGGAAGCACTGGAATCTGTCACTGCTGAGCAGAAGTACCTAAAAGCACGTGATGCTCGTCACCGACACA CAAACGAGAGCACCAGAAGGCGTGTCATGTTCTACACGATGGCAGAGTACGCGGCTTTCATGGCCGCCAGTGCGTTGCAAGTCGTTTACATCCACCGCCTGTTCAGTAAAAACGTGGGATACAACAGGGTCTAG